The Drosophila innubila isolate TH190305 chromosome 3R unlocalized genomic scaffold, UK_Dinn_1.0 2_E_3R, whole genome shotgun sequence genome has a segment encoding these proteins:
- the LOC117790135 gene encoding putative mediator of RNA polymerase II transcription subunit 26 isoform X5 has protein sequence MGNKSAKHLTKEAKESPTLDSKQTALSPLAVKASPRHSVEQQKALVAAMRSTSQPGTPTMPPVNYDPFKQLELEPGIPKFTGLPEFDETQIPELAPLSVEMEAQLKAEEPVMTVKPIERDYNSDSDVYAECLSLNSVKMSAEQSELEAYSSALNEVLEHQLSNVTATTLDNTLSEPDTAAQSHNDSCEPMDVDEICETMEILKDVLAPEDHQMLQQQFLAVAMQEEHEQEIKKKDKELPQQQKVKVELLEQHINKEQQEQDKEPQQTLEQLMVKEQQVKRENDEEQVQLQQQLDTEQQQPVEQQLKNEKQEHNENATQLEHILHRSQEQLESVQQPAEIPVSQAEISDSYLQPSIPKFEATSPPIPTHRKKTVEEMQELLILQQFEQQEVKQQEKQHEVEQTVKQEEQHEVEQPVKQEEQRNNDFELKPLQLNMIDSSMEGNSAPTSPVFPIKSSPEIATHFPRSPRAHVEQLEMPYLEKAIIEPSADHKVNLSGVIAKSPLPLQVTVTQPSPEKPPEEQQLNATIPMGNSSPLNGTFDSAHVEIMDTARPSSRSTFGVPLGEAQILGRRTFSLNGTSEQVEQPLDEQPLNATISINGGSPQNDGYAMPLNAVQDNQRRTFNMSSELQREEPGTGKQQQMRRTFCMEQTPSPAMEATEENIVSADFEPMDVDVSLRAEASVLSTPLSPPIPTHQPKVNTESQSSPPIPTHQSREQQRETHSPPIPTHQQRLSPPLPAQLKRPSIHGDMSTSASALPQSSSLNTPVMLEEQTLSAKEQLSASDEKDDVFVEHFGAMSPISDDVFKAPQHSSSSFSKLAKGKSVEPSNVAPNVDANNKQEQFYDAEFHDGASNNNIILNSSDFDYLYTKGSNNEPIDRSSLLLRFDPLLGTPVPVNQSQQQQQQQELTLLNILSINNNNNQTRALSPTLEEHETSGSNQSFVLEPSAKPAGEGAGIQRDPQYKPPVDRTKKHAKMSVDVIDNDCNKTFDNSNLNSEDKTHKYNNMDELEKKIKNEVTRSEDIEKKLKEAEQREEALVKRITEKDKINTKLNGVIEAYEKAIAELIHDKEQLVQNHERQMQEVQADRDSNYHHLTSLETTFSDLHVKYEKSKEMTSHLKQDEENLLEEKKKLLEKLRQQEQRYEQMKSHAMQQMEIANKKLATMTKEHTDEVKKLKALLKKEEVSRISTAEQLQQKSRENADLLKICEELIYDKGQGGSS, from the exons ATGGGTAACAAGTCTGCCAAGCACTTGACCAAAGAGGCCAAAGAGTCCCCTACATTGGACTCTAAACAAACGGCG CTCAGTCCATTGGCGGTGAAGGCAAGTCCGAGGCACAGCGTGGAGCAACAGAAGGCGCTGGTCGCGGCAATGCGTTCCACATCGCAGCCGGGCACACCCACAATGCCCCCTGTTAACTATGATCCCTTCAAGCAACTGGAATTGGAGCCGGGAATTCCCAAGTTTACGGGTCTGCCCGAATTTGATGAGACACAAATTCCAGAACTCGCGCCACTTAGCGTTGAAATGGAAG CTCAATTGAAAGCGGAAGAGCCTGTGATGACAGTAAAGCCCATTGAACGCGATTACAACTCCGATTCGGATGTCTATGCCGAATGCCTTTCCCTGAACAGTGTCAAGATGTCCGCGGAGCAGTCCGAGCTCGAGGCATACTCGAGTGCATTGAATGAGGTTCTGGAACATCAATTGTCCAATGTGACGGCCACAACGCTGGACAATACATTAAGTGAGCCGGATACGGCGGCTCAAAGTCACAACGATAGCTGTGAGCCTATGGATGTGGATGAAATATGCGAGACAATGGAAATACTAAAGGACGTGCTTGCTCCGGAAGATCATCAAATGCTACAGCAACAGTTCCTGGCCGTAGCAATGCAGGAGGAGCACGAGcaggaaattaaaaagaagGATAAGGAGCTGCCGCAGCAACAGAAAGTGAAGGTTGAACTACTGGAGCAACATATTAATAAAGAGCAGCAAGAGCAGGACAAGGAACCTCAACAAACCTTAGAGCAACTTATGGTTAAAGAGCAACAGGTGAAGAGAGAGAACGATGAGGAGCAGgtacaactgcagcaacaattggatacagaacagcagcagcctgtggaacaacaattgaaaaatgagAAACAAGAACATAATGAAAATGCGACACAACTTGAGCATATATTGCATAGATCACAGGAGCAGCTGGAATCAGTGCAGCAACCAGCTGAAATTCCAGTATCTCAAGCTGAAATCTCAGACTCGTACCTTCAGCCTTCGATACCCAAATTTGAGGCGACCTCACCGCCTATACCCACACATAGAAAGAAAACAGTCGAGGAGATGCAGGAGCTTCTGATCTTGCAGCAGTTTGAACAGCAGGAAGTGAAACAGCAGGAGAAACAGCATGAAGTGGAACAGACTGTGAAGCAGGAGGAACAGCATGAAGTGGAACAGCCTGTGAAGCAGGAGGAACAGC GGAACAACGATTTTGAGTTGAAACCGCTTCAGCTTAATATGATTGATTCATCAATGGAAGGCAATTCAGCTCCCACATCACCAGTGTTTCCAATTAAATCGTCTCCAGAGATTGCGACCCACTTTCCACGCTCTCCGCGTGCGCATGTCGAGCAGTTGGAGATGCCCTATCTGGAAAAGGCGATCATTGAGCCATCGGCAGATCACAAGGTGAACTTGAGCGGAGTTATAGCAAAGTCTCCGCTGCCCTTACAGGTTACCGTGACGCAGCCGTCTCCAGAGAAGCCACCAGAGGAACAGCAGCTTAATGCAACAATTCCCATGGGCAATAGCTCACCACTTAATGGCACCTTCGACAGTGCGCATGTTGAGATCATGGATACGGCACGACCGTCATCGCGTAGCACCTTTGGGGTTCCGTTAGGCGAGGCTCAGATTTTGGGTCGTCGCACGTTTTCCTTAAACGGCACCTCAGAGCAAGTGGAGCAACCGCTGGATGAGCAACCACTTAACGCAACTATATCCATCAACGGAGGATCGCCACAAAATGACGGCTATGCTATGCCATTGAATGCTGTGCAGGATAATCAGCGTCGCACCTTTAACATGTCATCAGAGCTACAGAGAGAGGAACCGGGAACGGggaagcaacagcaaatgcgACGCACCTTCTGCATGGAGCAAACACCATCGCCGGCTATGGAAGCCACCGAGGAGAATATCGTCAGTGCGGACTTTGAGCCGATGGATGTCGATGTATCGTTGCGCGCTGAGGCATCTGTGCTGTCCACACCACTGTCTCCGCCCATACCCACTCATCAGCCGAAAGTAAATACTGAATCTCAATCATCCCCACCTATACCAACACATCAGAGTCGGGAGCAACAGCGGGAGACACACTCTCCGCCCATACCAACACATCAGCAGCGTCTATCTCCACCGCTGCCCGCACAGCTTAAGCGTCCATCTATACATGGAGACATGTCCACCTCCGCTTCCGCCCTCCCGCAGTCGTCCAGCCTCAATACCCCCGTTATGCTCGAGGAGCAGACACTCTCAGCAAAGGAGCAACTAAGCGCCAGCGATGAGAAGGACGATGTGTTCGTTGAACACTTTGGTGCCATGTCACCCATCTCTGATGACGTCTTCAAGGCACCgcagcacagcagcagcagcttcagcAAGCTGGCAAAGGGTAAAAGTGTTGAACCATCGAACGTTGCACCCAACGTTGatgccaacaacaagcaaGAGCAATTCTATGATGCAGAGTTTCATGATggcgccagcaacaacaaca taatACTCAATTCATCAGATTTCGATTATTTATACACAAAAGGCAGCAACAATGAGCCTATCGATCGAAGTTCGTTGCTATTAAGATTCGATCCACTCCTGGGTACTCCGGTGCCTGTGAATcaatcgcagcagcagcaacaacagcaggagcTAACGCTGCTAAATATATTGagcattaacaacaacaacaatcaaacaCGTGCATTGAGTCCCACATTGGAGGAGCACGAGACAAGCGGCAGTAATCAGTCGTTTGTCCTTGAACCGAGTGCCAAACCAGCAGGAGAAGGAGCAGGAATTCAAAGAGATCCACAATATAAACCGCCAGTGGATAGAACAAAA AAGCATGCTAAAATGAGTGTGGACGTCATTGATAACGATTGCAATAAAACCTTCGATAATTCCAA TCTGAACTCGGAGGACAagacacacaaatacaacaatatgGATGAACTggagaagaaaataaagaatgaAGT AACCCGATCTGAAGACATTGAAAAGAAACTCAAAGAGGCCGAACAACGTGAAGAGGCGCTCGTCAAACGGATTACAGAAAAAGACAAGATTAACACAAAGCTCAA CGGCGTCATCGAGGCCTACGAGAAAGCCATTGCAGAGCTAATCCACGACAAGGAGCAACTGGTACAAAACCATGAGAGGCAGATGCAGGAGGTGCAAGCTGATCGGGATTCCAATTATCATCACTTAACGTCGCTGGAAACGACATTCTCCGATCTGCATGT TAAATATGAAAAGAGCAAAGAGATGACGTCACATCTGAAGCAGGATGAGGAAAATCTGCtggaagaaaagaaaaagctaTTGGAGAAATTGCGACAGCAGGAACAGCGATATGAGCAAATGAAAAGCCATGCCATGCAACAAATGGAAAT TGCTAACAAAAAGCTGGCGACCATGACAAAAGAGCATACGGATGAGGTGAAAAAACTGAAAGCTTTACTCAAAAAGGAGGAAGTGTCGCGCATTTCAACAGccgagcagctgcagcagaaATCGCGAGAGAATGCCGACCTTCTCAAGATTTGCGAGGAGCTAATCTACGACAAGGGACAAGGTGGTAGTAGTTAA
- the LOC117790135 gene encoding putative mediator of RNA polymerase II transcription subunit 26 isoform X4 codes for MEFNVSDIQSAAHNLSGAAPEAGQLNVSLGNRSVLKELNTNDAGSKLSPLAVKASPRHSVEQQKALVAAMRSTSQPGTPTMPPVNYDPFKQLELEPGIPKFTGLPEFDETQIPELAPLSVEMEAQLKAEEPVMTVKPIERDYNSDSDVYAECLSLNSVKMSAEQSELEAYSSALNEVLEHQLSNVTATTLDNTLSEPDTAAQSHNDSCEPMDVDEICETMEILKDVLAPEDHQMLQQQFLAVAMQEEHEQEIKKKDKELPQQQKVKVELLEQHINKEQQEQDKEPQQTLEQLMVKEQQVKRENDEEQVQLQQQLDTEQQQPVEQQLKNEKQEHNENATQLEHILHRSQEQLESVQQPAEIPVSQAEISDSYLQPSIPKFEATSPPIPTHRKKTVEEMQELLILQQFEQQEVKQQEKQHEVEQTVKQEEQHEVEQPVKQEEQRNNDFELKPLQLNMIDSSMEGNSAPTSPVFPIKSSPEIATHFPRSPRAHVEQLEMPYLEKAIIEPSADHKVNLSGVIAKSPLPLQVTVTQPSPEKPPEEQQLNATIPMGNSSPLNGTFDSAHVEIMDTARPSSRSTFGVPLGEAQILGRRTFSLNGTSEQVEQPLDEQPLNATISINGGSPQNDGYAMPLNAVQDNQRRTFNMSSELQREEPGTGKQQQMRRTFCMEQTPSPAMEATEENIVSADFEPMDVDVSLRAEASVLSTPLSPPIPTHQPKVNTESQSSPPIPTHQSREQQRETHSPPIPTHQQRLSPPLPAQLKRPSIHGDMSTSASALPQSSSLNTPVMLEEQTLSAKEQLSASDEKDDVFVEHFGAMSPISDDVFKAPQHSSSSFSKLAKGKSVEPSNVAPNVDANNKQEQFYDAEFHDGASNNNIILNSSDFDYLYTKGSNNEPIDRSSLLLRFDPLLGTPVPVNQSQQQQQQQELTLLNILSINNNNNQTRALSPTLEEHETSGSNQSFVLEPSAKPAGEGAGIQRDPQYKPPVDRTKKHAKMSVDVIDNDCNKTFDNSNLNSEDKTHKYNNMDELEKKIKNEVTRSEDIEKKLKEAEQREEALVKRITEKDKINTKLNGVIEAYEKAIAELIHDKEQLVQNHERQMQEVQADRDSNYHHLTSLETTFSDLHVKYEKSKEMTSHLKQDEENLLEEKKKLLEKLRQQEQRYEQMKSHAMQQMEIANKKLATMTKEHTDEVKKLKALLKKEEVSRISTAEQLQQKSRENADLLKICEELIYDKGQGGSS; via the exons ATGGAATTCAATGTGTCGGATATTCAGTCGGCGGCACACAATTTATCAGGCGCTGCACCAGAGGCTGGCCAGCTAAATGTAAGCCTTGGCAATCGCAGCGTGCTTAAGGAATTAAACACAAATGATGCCGGCTCAAAG CTCAGTCCATTGGCGGTGAAGGCAAGTCCGAGGCACAGCGTGGAGCAACAGAAGGCGCTGGTCGCGGCAATGCGTTCCACATCGCAGCCGGGCACACCCACAATGCCCCCTGTTAACTATGATCCCTTCAAGCAACTGGAATTGGAGCCGGGAATTCCCAAGTTTACGGGTCTGCCCGAATTTGATGAGACACAAATTCCAGAACTCGCGCCACTTAGCGTTGAAATGGAAG CTCAATTGAAAGCGGAAGAGCCTGTGATGACAGTAAAGCCCATTGAACGCGATTACAACTCCGATTCGGATGTCTATGCCGAATGCCTTTCCCTGAACAGTGTCAAGATGTCCGCGGAGCAGTCCGAGCTCGAGGCATACTCGAGTGCATTGAATGAGGTTCTGGAACATCAATTGTCCAATGTGACGGCCACAACGCTGGACAATACATTAAGTGAGCCGGATACGGCGGCTCAAAGTCACAACGATAGCTGTGAGCCTATGGATGTGGATGAAATATGCGAGACAATGGAAATACTAAAGGACGTGCTTGCTCCGGAAGATCATCAAATGCTACAGCAACAGTTCCTGGCCGTAGCAATGCAGGAGGAGCACGAGcaggaaattaaaaagaagGATAAGGAGCTGCCGCAGCAACAGAAAGTGAAGGTTGAACTACTGGAGCAACATATTAATAAAGAGCAGCAAGAGCAGGACAAGGAACCTCAACAAACCTTAGAGCAACTTATGGTTAAAGAGCAACAGGTGAAGAGAGAGAACGATGAGGAGCAGgtacaactgcagcaacaattggatacagaacagcagcagcctgtggaacaacaattgaaaaatgagAAACAAGAACATAATGAAAATGCGACACAACTTGAGCATATATTGCATAGATCACAGGAGCAGCTGGAATCAGTGCAGCAACCAGCTGAAATTCCAGTATCTCAAGCTGAAATCTCAGACTCGTACCTTCAGCCTTCGATACCCAAATTTGAGGCGACCTCACCGCCTATACCCACACATAGAAAGAAAACAGTCGAGGAGATGCAGGAGCTTCTGATCTTGCAGCAGTTTGAACAGCAGGAAGTGAAACAGCAGGAGAAACAGCATGAAGTGGAACAGACTGTGAAGCAGGAGGAACAGCATGAAGTGGAACAGCCTGTGAAGCAGGAGGAACAGC GGAACAACGATTTTGAGTTGAAACCGCTTCAGCTTAATATGATTGATTCATCAATGGAAGGCAATTCAGCTCCCACATCACCAGTGTTTCCAATTAAATCGTCTCCAGAGATTGCGACCCACTTTCCACGCTCTCCGCGTGCGCATGTCGAGCAGTTGGAGATGCCCTATCTGGAAAAGGCGATCATTGAGCCATCGGCAGATCACAAGGTGAACTTGAGCGGAGTTATAGCAAAGTCTCCGCTGCCCTTACAGGTTACCGTGACGCAGCCGTCTCCAGAGAAGCCACCAGAGGAACAGCAGCTTAATGCAACAATTCCCATGGGCAATAGCTCACCACTTAATGGCACCTTCGACAGTGCGCATGTTGAGATCATGGATACGGCACGACCGTCATCGCGTAGCACCTTTGGGGTTCCGTTAGGCGAGGCTCAGATTTTGGGTCGTCGCACGTTTTCCTTAAACGGCACCTCAGAGCAAGTGGAGCAACCGCTGGATGAGCAACCACTTAACGCAACTATATCCATCAACGGAGGATCGCCACAAAATGACGGCTATGCTATGCCATTGAATGCTGTGCAGGATAATCAGCGTCGCACCTTTAACATGTCATCAGAGCTACAGAGAGAGGAACCGGGAACGGggaagcaacagcaaatgcgACGCACCTTCTGCATGGAGCAAACACCATCGCCGGCTATGGAAGCCACCGAGGAGAATATCGTCAGTGCGGACTTTGAGCCGATGGATGTCGATGTATCGTTGCGCGCTGAGGCATCTGTGCTGTCCACACCACTGTCTCCGCCCATACCCACTCATCAGCCGAAAGTAAATACTGAATCTCAATCATCCCCACCTATACCAACACATCAGAGTCGGGAGCAACAGCGGGAGACACACTCTCCGCCCATACCAACACATCAGCAGCGTCTATCTCCACCGCTGCCCGCACAGCTTAAGCGTCCATCTATACATGGAGACATGTCCACCTCCGCTTCCGCCCTCCCGCAGTCGTCCAGCCTCAATACCCCCGTTATGCTCGAGGAGCAGACACTCTCAGCAAAGGAGCAACTAAGCGCCAGCGATGAGAAGGACGATGTGTTCGTTGAACACTTTGGTGCCATGTCACCCATCTCTGATGACGTCTTCAAGGCACCgcagcacagcagcagcagcttcagcAAGCTGGCAAAGGGTAAAAGTGTTGAACCATCGAACGTTGCACCCAACGTTGatgccaacaacaagcaaGAGCAATTCTATGATGCAGAGTTTCATGATggcgccagcaacaacaaca taatACTCAATTCATCAGATTTCGATTATTTATACACAAAAGGCAGCAACAATGAGCCTATCGATCGAAGTTCGTTGCTATTAAGATTCGATCCACTCCTGGGTACTCCGGTGCCTGTGAATcaatcgcagcagcagcaacaacagcaggagcTAACGCTGCTAAATATATTGagcattaacaacaacaacaatcaaacaCGTGCATTGAGTCCCACATTGGAGGAGCACGAGACAAGCGGCAGTAATCAGTCGTTTGTCCTTGAACCGAGTGCCAAACCAGCAGGAGAAGGAGCAGGAATTCAAAGAGATCCACAATATAAACCGCCAGTGGATAGAACAAAA AAGCATGCTAAAATGAGTGTGGACGTCATTGATAACGATTGCAATAAAACCTTCGATAATTCCAA TCTGAACTCGGAGGACAagacacacaaatacaacaatatgGATGAACTggagaagaaaataaagaatgaAGT AACCCGATCTGAAGACATTGAAAAGAAACTCAAAGAGGCCGAACAACGTGAAGAGGCGCTCGTCAAACGGATTACAGAAAAAGACAAGATTAACACAAAGCTCAA CGGCGTCATCGAGGCCTACGAGAAAGCCATTGCAGAGCTAATCCACGACAAGGAGCAACTGGTACAAAACCATGAGAGGCAGATGCAGGAGGTGCAAGCTGATCGGGATTCCAATTATCATCACTTAACGTCGCTGGAAACGACATTCTCCGATCTGCATGT TAAATATGAAAAGAGCAAAGAGATGACGTCACATCTGAAGCAGGATGAGGAAAATCTGCtggaagaaaagaaaaagctaTTGGAGAAATTGCGACAGCAGGAACAGCGATATGAGCAAATGAAAAGCCATGCCATGCAACAAATGGAAAT TGCTAACAAAAAGCTGGCGACCATGACAAAAGAGCATACGGATGAGGTGAAAAAACTGAAAGCTTTACTCAAAAAGGAGGAAGTGTCGCGCATTTCAACAGccgagcagctgcagcagaaATCGCGAGAGAATGCCGACCTTCTCAAGATTTGCGAGGAGCTAATCTACGACAAGGGACAAGGTGGTAGTAGTTAA